One part of the Cinclus cinclus chromosome 20, bCinCin1.1, whole genome shotgun sequence genome encodes these proteins:
- the ITGB4 gene encoding integrin beta-4, protein MVGCRRKRMNVLPRVCARLLLLCLFFATSLCQWSKNNRCVLSRAKSCTECIRVDKDCSFCTDESFEEPRCDLRENLLRSGCGEASIVYTQGEMRTLKNSSINTSLQRTQVSPQAMFMRLRAGEEMSFDMDVFQPKESPVDLYILMDFSYSMSDDLDNLKSMGHNLADFLQALTSNYTIGFGKFVDKVSSPQTDMRPEKLREPWHNADSPFSFKNVIRLTSNISDFSRKLRKERISGNLDAPEGGFDAILQTAVCKDKIGWRKDSTHLLVFSTESAFHYEADGTNVLAGILARNDEQCHLDSHGTYVYDTKQDYPSVPTLVRLLGQHNIIPIFAVTNHSYSYYEKLHKYFPISEIGVLQEDSSNIVELLRTAFERIRSKMDIRADFTPKALKTEFTSPVFEKTESGSFHITRGKVSKFHMHVKALEYIGGQHVCSLPEKERRGVIHVKPTSLSDSLTVSTAVICDVCPCEQQQELDSPKCSFHGNFVCGQCICHPGWRGDTCDCSPASSPDNEACIRPGDVEPCSGRGECLCGKCQCYSEDQTVRFDGAFCEFDVLQCPRISGFLCNDRGRCSRGACVCESGWEGQSCDCPTSNDTCIDSRGGICNNHGKCQCGRCICDMSSLYTSSTCEISYSLGFQAVCESIRDCVRCQTWGTGNLKGNCSSCQLQIQMVEELEKEEGGEYCSFQDEDDDCTYHYNLEGDPSVLPNTTVRVQKNKECPPGSFLWLIPLLIFLILLLGLLLLLCWKFCACCKACLALLPCCARGRTVGFKEDHYMLRHSLMSSDHLDTPLVRSGSLKGRDTVRWKIHNNVHKEGITSPAATNPKDLIPYGLSLRLARIFTQNLGKTDTREYEQLRKEVEENLNEVFKHIPGCHKVQQTKFRLQPNSGKRQEYTIVDTVLTAPYSAKPDIIKVVEKHVSHEAFNDLKVAPGYYTVTSDQDAQGMVEFQEAVELVDVRVPLFIRDDDDDEKQLQVEALEVPNGIAKIGRRVVNITIIKEQASSVITFLQPAYSHSRFDKLAKIPVLREIIDNGKSQVTYRTRDLTAKNGRDYIFTEGELVFQPGETRKEVQVPLLELTEIDTLLNNCQLKQFAVDLLHPKYGAKIGRYPQTTVTIADPELVDGVPSMTVLAQLPQSPKGRLSAPLNLNARALSSREISFNWSPPPGKPLGYKVKYWIQGDPESEAHLIDVKTPSAELTNLYPFCDYEMQVCAYNAMGEGTYSDIIHCRTLEEVPSEPGRLAFNVVSSTVTQLSWAEPAETNGEITAYEVSYGLVNEDNVPVGPMKKVLVEDPKKRMVLIENLRESQPYRYMVKARNGAGWGPQREATINLATQPKRPMSIPIIPDVPIIDAGGGEDYDSYLMYSTDVLRSPAGSKRPSVSDDSGSRWKFVPLLGEDLDLRRITWRLPPETIPRLSGSSHLSSDTEGLLHEEDSAVAPGSVRRSATPRPQAEHLLNGRVDFSYPGSGSGTLTRTANTSYHQLSSHVHQEHRVMGSSSLTRDCSTVLMGHDNPGTLLPPIHEDAGRTLLWPRDVGFSSRAKVKGYYPSIGCRDSIIMTDGSAGMCKYIDSRKPLGIPDTPTRLVFSALGPTSLKVSWQEPRCEKEVQGYSMQYQLLSGGEVHRITIPSPSQNSVVVEDLLPNHSYIFKVKAQSEEGWGPEREGVITIESQVDPQSPLSPVPGTPFTLSTPCAPGPLVFTALGPDSLHLSWERPREPNGPILGYRITCEMLHGGGEPRTIYVEGDNLETTLTVPHLSENVPYKFKVQANTTQGFGPEREGLITIESQDRGAFSQFGGQQYMREVYKFPTEYTTKTSISHSSLDPYFTDGMLVSTQCVENSSSTLTQEFVSHTVMTSGTLTQHVERQFYEA, encoded by the exons ATGGTGGGATGCAG gaggaagaggatgaatGTGCTGCCACGGGTgtgtgccaggctgctcctcctGTGCCTGTTCTTTGCCACCAGCCTCTGCCAATGGAGCAAAA ACAACCGCTGTGTGCTGTCCCGGGCAAAGAGCTGCACGGAGTGCATCCGGGTGGATAAGGACTGCTCCTTCTGCACCGACGAG AGCTTTGAAGAGCCGCGCTGTGACCTGCGGGAGAACCTGCTGCGCTCCGGCTGCGGCGAGGCCAGCATCGTGTACACCCAGGGGGAGATGAGGACACTGAAG AATTCCAGTATCAACACATCCCTGCAGAGGACCCAGGTGTCCCCCCAGGCCATGTTCATGCGGCTGCGGGCTGGGGAGGAGATGAGCTTCGACATGGATGTCTTCCAGCCCAAGGAGAGCCCTGTGGATCTCTACATTCTCATGGACTTCTCCTACTCCATGTCTGATGATCTGGACAACCTCaaaagcatggggcacaacctag cGGACTTCCTGCAAGCCCTGACTTCCAATTACACCATCGGATTTGGCAAGTTTGTGGACAAAGTCTCGTCCCCTCAGACAGACATGAGACCTGAAAA GCTGCGTGAGCCCTGGCACAACGCCGACTCCCCGTTCTCCTTCAAGAACGTCATCCGCCTGACCAGCAACATCAGCGACTTCAGCAGGAAACTCCGCAAGGAACGCATCTCCGGCAACCTGGATGCCCCCGAGGGCGGCTTTGATGCCATCCTGCAGACAGCTGTTTGCAAG GATAAGATTGGCTGGAGAAAGGACAGCACTCACCTGCTCGTGTTCTCCACTGAGTCTGCCTTTCACTATGAAGCTGATGGTACCAACGTCCTGGCAGGGATCCTGGCGAGGAACGATGAGCAGTGTCACCTGGACAGCCACGGCACCTACGTGTATGACACCAAGCAGGATTATCCTTCAGTGCCCACCCTCGTGCGCCTCTTGGGCCAGCACAACATCATCCCCATCTTTGCTGTCACCAACCACTCCTACAGTTACTACGAG AAGCTGCACAAGTATTTCCCCATCTCTGAGATCGGGGTGCTCCAGGAAGACTCTTCCAACATTGTGGAGCTGCTCCGCACAGCCTTTGAG CGCATCCGCTCCAAGATGGACATCAGGGCTGACTTCACTCCCAAAGCCCTGAAGACAGAGTTCACCTCACCAGTATTTGAAAAGACAGAATCTGGCTCTTTCCACATCACCCGTGGAAAAGTG AGCAAGTTCCACATGCACGTCAAGGCTCTGGAGTACATTGGTGGGCAGCACGTCTGCAGCCTCCCCGAAAAGGAGCGGCGCGGAGTCATCCACGTGAAACCCACATCCCTGAGCGACAGCCTCACCGTGTCAACCGCTGTCATCTGTGACGTGTGTCCCTGCGAGCAG CAACAAGAGTTGGACTCACCCAAGTGCAGTTTCCATGGGAACTTTGTCTGCGGACAGTGCATCTGCCACCCTGGCTG GCGAGGGGACACGTGTGACTGCTCCCCGGCGTCATCCCCCGACAACGAAGCTTGCATCCGCCCCGGTGATGTGGAGCCGTGCTCGGGGAGGGGCGAGTGCCTGTGTGGCAAGTGCCAGTGCTACTCCGAGGACCAGACCGTGCGTTTCGATGGCGCCTTCTGCGAGTTCGATGTCCTGCAGTGCCCACGCATCTCTGGCTTCCTCTGCAACG ATCGTGGCCGCTGCTCCAGGGGTGCCTGCGTGTGTGAGAGCGGCTGGGAGGGCcagagctgtgactgccccaCGAGCAATGACACCTGCATCGACAGCCGGGGG gGAATTTGCAATAACCACGGGAAGTGTCAATGTGGCAGATGCATCTGTGACATGTCCTCGCTGTACACCAGCTCCACCTGTGAAATCAGCTACTCCCTG GGCTTCCAGGCTGTGTGTGAGAGCATCCGGGACTGTGTCCGCTGCCAGACCTGGGGGACAGGCAACCTGAAAGGGAACTGCAGCTCGTGCCAGCTCCAGATCCAGAtggtggaggagctggagaaag AGGAGGGTGGTGAGTACTGCTCCTTccaggatgaggatgatgactGCACCTACCACTACAACCTGGAGGGAGACCCCAGTGTCCTTCCCAACACCACCGTCCGTGTGCAGAAGAATAAAG AGTGCCCACCTGGGAGCTTCCTCTGGCTCATCCCACTGCTCATcttcctcatcctgctcctggggctgctgctcctgctctgctggaaatTCTGTGCCTGCTGCAAG GCTTGCCTGGCCCTGCTTCCCTGCTGCGCACGAG gcCGTACCGTTGGCTTCAAGGAGGACCACTACATGCTCCGGCACAGCCTCATGTCCTCCGACCACCTGGACACGCCCCTAGTGCGCAGTGGCTCCCTCAAGGGTCGGGACACGGTCCGCTGGAAAATCCACAACAATGTCCACAAGGAGGGCATCACCTCCCCCGCTGCCACCAACCCCAAGGACCTCA TTCCCTACGGGCTGTCTCTGAGGCTGGCCCGGATTTTCACGCAGAATCTGGGGAAAACGGACACCCGGGAGTACGAGCAGCTGCGCAAGGAAGTGGAGGAGAAT CTGAATGAAGTGTTCAAGCACATTCCTGGCTGCCACAAGGTCCAGCAGACCAAGTTCAG GTTACAGCCCAATTCTGGGAAAAG gCAGGAATACACCATTGTTGACACAGTGCTCACTGCCCCTTACTCAGCCAAGCCAGACATCATCAAAGTGGTGGAAAAACATGTTTCCCACGAGGCTTTTAATGACCTGAAGGTTGCACCGGGTTATTACACTGTGACCTCAGACCAAG ATGCTCAGGGAATGGTGGAGTTCCAAGAGGCTGTGGAGCTGGTGGACGTCCGTGTCCCGCTCTTTATcagggatgatgatgatgatgagaagcagctgcaggtggAGGCCCTCGAGGTCCCCAACGGCATCGCAAAGATTGGGCGCAGGGTTGTCAACATCACCATCATCAAAGAGCAAG CCAGTAGTGTCATCACCTTCCTGCAGCCAGCCTATTCCCACAGCCGCTTCGATAAGCTGGCCAAGATCCCTGTCCTCCGGGAGATCATAGACAACGGGAAGTCCCAAGTCACCTACAGGACCCGGGATCTCACTGCCAAGAATGGCAGG GACTACATCTTCACGGAGGGTGAACTCGTCTTCCAGCCTGGGGAGACCCGAAAGGAGGttcaggtgcccttgctggAGCTGACAGAGATAGACACCCTCCTCAACAACTGCCAGCTCAAGCAATTCGCTGTCGACCTCCTCCACCCCAAGTACGGTGCCAAGATCGGCCGCTACCCCCAGACCACGGTGACTATTGCTGACCCAG agctggtggATGGTGTCCCCTCGATGACTGTCCTGGCCCAGCTCCCGCAGTCCCCCAAAGGCCGCCTGAGTGCACCACTTAATCTCAATGCCCGTGCCCTCAGCTCCAGGGAAATCAGCTTCAACTGGTCTCCTCCACCGGGAAAACCCCTGGGGTATAAG GTAAAATACTGGATCCAGGGAGACCCTGAGTCAGAAGCCCATCTCATTGATGTCAAAACCCCATCAGCAGAGCTGACAAACCTTTACCCCTTCTGTGACTACGAGATGCAAGTCTGTGCCTATAATGCCATGGGAGAAGGGACTTACTCGGACATCATCCACTGCCGCACTTTGGAGGAAG tGCCCAGCGAGCCCGGGCGCTTGGCTTTCAACGTCGTGTCTTCCACTGTGacccagctgagctgggctgagcctgCAGAAACCAATGGGGAGATCACGGCCTATGAAGTCAGTTATGGGCTTGTCAATGAGGACAATG TACCCGTTGGGCCCATGAAGAAGGTGCTGGTTGAAGACCCCAAGAAGCGCATGGTGCTGATCGAGAACCTGCGGGAGTCGCAGCCCTATCGCTACATGGTGAAGGCCAGGAACGGTGCGGGCTGGGGGCCCCAGAGAGAAGCCACCATCAACCTGGCCACACAGCCCAAGCGCCCCATGTCCA TCCCCATTATTCCTGATGTCCCCATCATCGATGCAGGGGGAGGTGAGGACTATGACAGCTACCTGATGTACAGCACAGATGTGCTCCGTTCTCCAGCTGGCAGCAAGAGGCCCAGTGTTTCTGATGATTCAG GCTCCAGGTGGAAATTTGTGCCACTGCTGGGAGAAGACCTGGACCTTCGCCGCATCACCTGGAGGCTCCCACCCGAAACCATTCCCCGCCTCTCTGGCAGCAGCCACCTGTCCTCGGACACGGAGGGGCTCCTCCACGAGGAGGACAGCGCTGTGGCTCCTGGCAGCGTGAGGAGGAGCGCGACGCCCCGGCCCCAAGCAG AGCACTTGTTGAATGGCCGGGTGGACTTCTCGTACCctggcagtggcagtggcacCCTGACCAGGACAGCCAACACCAGCTACCACCAGCTGAGCTCCCACGTGCACCAGGAGCACAGGGTGATGGGCAGTTCCTCGCTGACAAGAGATTGCTCCACAGTGCTGATGGGGCACG ATAACCCAGGGACACTCCTCCCTCCCATCCATGAAGATGCTGGGAGGACACTCCTCTGGCCCCGGGACGTGGGTTTCAGCAGCAGGGCAAAGGTGAAGGGTTACTACCCCAGCATTGGCTGTCGGGACTCTATAATCATGACTGATGGGTCTGCAGGGATGTGCAAGTACATAG ACTCCAGGAAGCCACTGGGCATCCCTGACACCCCCACCCGCCTGGTGTTCTCTGCCCTGGGCCCCACGTCCCTGAAGGTGAGCTGGCAGGAGCCACGCTGTGAGAAGGAGGTGCAGGGCTACAGCATGCAGTACCAGCTCCTCAGCGGAG GAGAGGTGCACAGGAtcaccatccccagccccagccagaaCTCGGTGGTGGTGGAGGACCTGCTGCCCAACCACTCCTACATCTTCAAGGTGAAGGCACAGAGCGAGGAGGGCTGGGGCCCCGAGAGGGAGGGAGTCATCACCATCGAGTCCCAGGTGGACCCGCAGAGCCCGCTCAGTCCCGTGCCAG GTACCCCCTTCACCCTGAGCACCCCCTGTGCCCCTGGACCACTGGTTTTCACTGCCCTTGGCCCGGATTCTCTGCACCTCAGCTGGGAGAGACCCCGTGAGCCCAATGGGCCCATCCTGGGCTACAGGATCACCTGTGAGATGCTGCATGGAGGAG GGGAGCCCAGGACCATCTATGTTGAAGGAGACAACCTGGAAACCACGCTGACTGTGCCCCACCTGAGTGAGAATGTCCCATACAAGTTCAAAGTGCAAGCCAACACCACCCAAGGCTTTGGGCCAGAGAGAGAAGGCCTCATCACCATTGAATCTCAGGACAGAG gtgCTTTCTCCCAGTTTGGAGGACAGCAATACATGAGAGAAGTTTACAAATTCCCCACTGAATACACCACCAAAACCAGTATCAGCCATTCCTCTCTGGATCCCTACTTCACAG ACGGGATGCTGGTGAGCACCCAGTGTGTGGAGAACTCCAGCAGCACCCTGACCCAGGAGTTTGTGAGCCACACTGTGATGACCAGTGGGACCCTCACCCAGCACGTGGAGAGGCAGTTCTATGAGGCCTGA